The genome window CACTGCAGCACCGTCCACCTCACCGTCCCCGTTCCAGCCGAGCCGTCAGGTTCTGCCAGCCCGGTCCGCGCTCCGAGACGCTGCCCCTGCGGGTGAGTGCAGCGAGCACAGTGAGGCCACCATCAGCGGCCCGTTGCAGGACACCGATCTCCTGGACCGTCCGGCCTCCCCCGCTGCGCACGACATGCACAATGACGTCCAGTGCGCTCGCTGCCTGCTGAGCGAGCGGGCCGGCGTCCATTCCGGCCAGTGCGGCGAGGGCGGCGAGCCGGGCGGGAACGCTCGAAGCGGAGTTCGCGTGAATGGTTCCGCCGGCGCCGTCGTGGCCTGTGTTCATTGCCGTGAGCAGCTCGCGAACCTCCGCTCCGCGGCACTCACCCACAACCAGCCGGTCGGGACGCATGCGCAGGGCCTGGCGGACCAACTCCGCCAAACCTACTGCACCGCTTCCCTCGACGTTCCCGTGACGGGCCTGGAGGCCAATAACGTGAGGATGCGCGGGACTCAACTCGGCGGAGTCCTCCACCGTAACAAGGCGCTCGTGCGGGCTGCTCAAGGATAGGAGGGCTGAGAGCAACGTGGTCTTGCCGGTTCCGGTTGCCCCGCTTATGAGGAAGTTCAGGCGGCGTTGCACGATTTGCCGCAGAACGGTGGCGGTCGAAGAATCCATG of Arthrobacter sp. JZ12 contains these proteins:
- a CDS encoding TadA family conjugal transfer-associated ATPase, whose protein sequence is MSQRMRARRVQSAQPTDQAMVEQVRDAVLSEASPVTGARLAAAVQSTGRLLGSEGAFRTLDRVRAELQGLGPLQRFAEDPAVTDILVNGPGAVWVDDGNGLHRTDLTFPTDAEVRALATRLVAAGGRRLDDGSPCVDVRLDRYRVHAVLPPLSTVGTLLSVRIQRQRHFSFDELVAGGAMDSSTATVLRQIVQRRLNFLISGATGTGKTTLLSALLSLSSPHERLVTVEDSAELSPAHPHVIGLQARHGNVEGSGAVGLAELVRQALRMRPDRLVVGECRGAEVRELLTAMNTGHDGAGGTIHANSASSVPARLAALAALAGMDAGPLAQQAASALDVIVHVVRSGGGRTVQEIGVLQRAADGGLTVLAALTRRGSVSERGPGWQNLTARLERGR